CTGGTCGACCGCTCGGGCTCGATGTTCTGCTCCCGGCTGACCGACCGCTCCTCGCTCACCTACGCCGACGCGGCGGCGATCTTCGGCACGGCGCTCGCGCTGCGGGCGGCGAACGCGGACCTCGTCGAGTTCGGGAGCACGAGCCGGGTGGTGAAGTTCGGTGCGGGCGAGTCCGTGCTGAAGATCATCGGCCGGTTCGGCGACCTGGGTGGCACCGACACCACCGAGGCCGTCCGTCGCCACTACCGCAAGCACGACCGGGTGCTGATCGTCACCGACGAACAGGCCACCTACAGCCACTACGGCGACCCGACCGCGCAGCTCCCGGCCCATGTCCCGGTCTACACCTGGAACCTCGCCGGGTACCGGGTGGGCCACGGCCCCTCCGGCAAGGCGAACCGGCACACGTTCGGGGGGCTCTCGGACGCGGCTTTCCGGATGGTCCCGCTGCTGGAGGCGGCGCGGAACGCCGACTGGCCGTGGGCGGCCGGCTGACTCCGGCCCGTCGGCCGACGGGGGTGAGTGTGGCCCGTATCCCAATGGGGGTACGGGCCACAGCCTTGTTCGAGGGCTGTACTGACATCTAACATTTCAGTTCATGGAGGCCATACGACCGGTCGGGCGCACCCTTCTCAGGGACCGCGCCTACCAAGCCATCCGGGACGCCATCGTGGCCGGGGAGATCGAGCCCGGTGCGGTGGTGCGCGACGCCGAGCTCGCGGAGTTGCTGGGGCTGTCCCGGGCGCCGGTGCGGGAGGCGTTCTCCCGGTTGGTCGACGAGGGGCTGCTGGAGACCAAGCCGCAGAGCTACACACGGGTCACGGCTGTCGTGGCCGCCGATGTGCGGGACGCGGCGGCCGTGGTCGGCGCCATGCACGAACTGGCCACCCGGATCGCCGTGCCCCGGCTGTTCGCGGCGGACGTCGAGACGATGCGCTCGGCCAACGAGCGGTTCGCGGCGGCCGTGCGCACCGGCGACGTGGACGCCGCCCTCGTCGCCGACGACGAACTCCACGACGTCCTCGTCCGGGTCAGCGGCAACCGCGCGGCCGCCGCCACCATCGCCCGCTACACCCCGCTCATCCGCCGACTGGAGCGCCGGCGCTTCGGTGAGGGCGGCAACTGCCGCTCGGCCGGCCTGCACGACCAGCTGATCGAGGCCTGCGCGGCCGGTGAAACGGACGAGGCGGTCCGCGTGACAGGGGAGATCTGGCACGGCCTGGCCGCGCTCGTCGACGAGCCTGCCGACGGACCGGTTGACGAGCCTGCGGACGGACCGGCCGACGGACCGGTCGGCGGACCGGCCGACGGACCGGTCGGCGGACCGGTCGGCGACGCAGTCGGCGGGTCGGGCGAGGGGCCTGGCCGGCTCCCCGTCGCCCCGCCTGTGCTCGACGGGGACCGCTGACCCGACGCCACCTCGATCTCGACCTCGACCTCGCCCCACCTCGCCACGTACCGCCCCACCCCACCCCACCCCGGGAGGACCCGTGTCCCTTTCTTCCTTCGAGCGCTATCCGCTCCTCTTCGGGCCCTCACCGGTGCACCCGCTGGAGCGGCTGACCGCCCACCTGGGCGGGGCCTCCGTCTGGGCCAAGCGGGAGGACTGCAACTCCGGTATCGCGTACGGCGGCAACAAGACCCGCAAGCTGGAGTACCTGGTCGCCGACGCGATCGCGCAGGGCTGCGACACCCTGGTCTCCATCGGCGGCGTGCAGTCCAACCACACCCGCCAGGTCGCCGCCGTGGCCGCCCGCGCCGGGCTCAAGTGCGTGCTGGTGCAGGAGAGCTGGGTCGACTGGCCGGACTCCGTGTACGACAAGGTCGGCAACATCCTGATCAGCCGGCTGGCCGGCGCCGATGTACGGCTCGTCCGGGCCGGCTTCGGCATCGGCTTCAAGGAGAGCTGGGAACTGGCGCTCAGGGAGGTCGAGGAGAGCGGCGGCAAGCCGTACGCCATTCCGGCCGGCGCCTCCGACCATCCTCTCGGCGGCCTGGGTTTCGCCGGCTGGGCGTACGAAGTGGCCGAGCAGGAGAGGGAGTTGGGCGTCTTCTTCGACACGGTCGTCGTGTGCTCCGTGACGGGCTCGACCCAGGCCGGCATGGTCGCCGGGTTCGCCGCGCTGGAGGAGGCGGGCGGACGGTCGCGCCGGGTGATCGGCATCGACGCCTCGGCCAAGCCGGAAACCACCCGTGAGCAGGTCGCCCGGATCGCCCACAACACCGGACAGCTCATCGGCCTCAAGCGGGAGTTGACCCTCGCCGACGTGGAGCTGGACGACCGGTACCACGCCGGGATCTACGGCGTCCCGGACGACGCCACGCTCGTCGCCATGCAGCTCGCGGCGCGCACCGAGGGCATGGTCACCGACCCCGTCTACGAGGGCAAGTCCATGGCGGGGATGATCGACCTGATCGAGCGCGGCGAGATCGGGCCGGAGTCCACCGTGCTGTACGCCCATCTCGGCGGCCAGCCCGCGCTGAACGCGTACAGCGGAGTGATCCAGTAGGGAGAGGGGCGCGGCCCCACCGCCTCTCGGTCCACCGGGCGCCCTCCGTGTGCGGGGGCGCCCGGTGTCGTGCGCGGGCCCTCAGAGGGCCTGGGCCGCCGGCTTCACCATGCCCCTGACCGTGCGGGACTTCACGAAGTCGCCCATCGCGGTCATCTCCCACTCGCCGGAGAACTGCTTGATCAGCTTGGCCATCATCACGCCGGTCTGGGCCTCGGCGTTGGTGAGGTCGAAGCGGACCAGTTCCTCGCCGGTCGCGGCGTCGAGCAGACGGCAGTAGGCCTTGGCGACCTCGGTGAACTTCTGGCCGGAGAAGGAGTTGACGGTGAAGACCAGTC
The DNA window shown above is from Streptomyces akebiae and carries:
- a CDS encoding 1-aminocyclopropane-1-carboxylate deaminase produces the protein MSLSSFERYPLLFGPSPVHPLERLTAHLGGASVWAKREDCNSGIAYGGNKTRKLEYLVADAIAQGCDTLVSIGGVQSNHTRQVAAVAARAGLKCVLVQESWVDWPDSVYDKVGNILISRLAGADVRLVRAGFGIGFKESWELALREVEESGGKPYAIPAGASDHPLGGLGFAGWAYEVAEQERELGVFFDTVVVCSVTGSTQAGMVAGFAALEEAGGRSRRVIGIDASAKPETTREQVARIAHNTGQLIGLKRELTLADVELDDRYHAGIYGVPDDATLVAMQLAARTEGMVTDPVYEGKSMAGMIDLIERGEIGPESTVLYAHLGGQPALNAYSGVIQ